From Yersinia hibernica, a single genomic window includes:
- the xylR gene encoding D-xylose utilization transcriptional activator XylR (D-xylose enhances binding of XylR to the xyl promoter and activates transcription.): MFEKRYRITLLFNANKVYDRQVVEGVGEYLQASQCDWDIFIEEDFRCRIENIRDWLGDGVIADFDDRQIEQLLVNVDVPIIGVGGSYHQPEDYPPVDYIATDNAALVEAAFMHLKEKGLNRFAFYGLPASSDKRWAQEREYAFRQLVAAEQYQGVVYQGMATAPANWQYTQNRLADWVQTLPHQTGIIAVTDARARHLLQVCEHLDIAVPEKLSVIGIDNEELTRYLSRVALSSVVQGTRQMGYRAAKLLHQRLNQRQKQQETPQLQRILVPPVKVMARRSTDFRSLRDPAVIQAMHYIRHHACKGIKVEQVLDAVGMSRSNLEKRFKDDIGQTIHGVIHEEKLDRARNLLSATSLPINEISQMCGYPSLQYFYSVFKKGYSITPKEHRDKYGEVSY, translated from the coding sequence ATGTTTGAGAAACGCTACCGGATAACCTTGCTATTTAATGCTAATAAAGTGTACGACCGGCAAGTGGTGGAAGGTGTTGGTGAGTACTTACAGGCATCGCAATGCGACTGGGATATTTTTATTGAAGAGGATTTTCGCTGCCGTATTGAAAATATCAGAGATTGGCTTGGCGATGGTGTTATTGCCGATTTTGATGATCGGCAGATAGAGCAATTGTTGGTGAATGTTGATGTTCCGATTATTGGTGTGGGCGGCTCTTATCATCAGCCAGAAGATTATCCGCCAGTTGATTATATTGCGACTGATAATGCAGCCTTGGTGGAGGCCGCTTTTATGCATTTGAAAGAAAAGGGGTTAAATCGCTTTGCTTTCTATGGATTGCCTGCCAGTAGTGACAAGCGCTGGGCACAAGAGCGGGAGTATGCTTTCCGGCAATTAGTGGCGGCGGAGCAATATCAAGGTGTGGTTTATCAGGGAATGGCTACCGCGCCAGCCAATTGGCAATATACCCAAAATCGGCTGGCAGACTGGGTACAGACTCTACCACACCAAACGGGCATTATTGCTGTGACTGATGCGCGAGCGCGGCATTTATTACAAGTGTGCGAGCATTTGGATATTGCGGTGCCGGAGAAGCTGAGTGTGATTGGTATTGATAATGAAGAGTTAACTCGCTATTTATCGCGAGTGGCGCTTTCGTCAGTCGTGCAAGGAACTCGGCAGATGGGGTATCGGGCCGCTAAGTTATTGCATCAACGGCTGAATCAGCGCCAGAAACAACAAGAAACTCCTCAACTACAGCGCATTCTAGTGCCGCCGGTCAAAGTGATGGCGCGGCGCTCAACAGATTTCCGCTCGCTGCGTGATCCGGCGGTCATTCAGGCGATGCATTATATCCGCCATCATGCCTGTAAGGGGATTAAAGTTGAGCAGGTGTTGGACGCGGTCGGGATGTCCCGCTCGAATCTGGAAAAGCGCTTTAAAGATGATATTGGGCAGACTATTCATGGGGTTATCCATGAAGAAAAACTCGATCGGGCGCGCAATTTATTGTCTGCAACTTCATTGCCCATCAATGAAATTTCACAAATGTGTGGTTACCCATCACTACAATATTTTTATTCGGTATTCAAAAAGGGTTATTCAATCACCCCAAAAGAGCACCGGGATAAATATGGTGAAGTCAGCTATTAG
- the xylH gene encoding xylose ABC transporter permease XylH, with the protein MSHANQTEVNTPKNGDKNPLLRLKSVNLQVFVMLAAIAVIMLFFTFTTEGAYLSARNISNLLRQTAITGILAVGMVFVIISAEIDLSVGSMMGLLGGAAAIFDVWLGWPLPLTIVVTLGLGLVLGAWNGWWVAYRKVPSFIVTLAGMLAFRGILIGITNGTTVSPTSNAMSQIGQSYLPNGLGFGIGAIGLMLFVAWQWRRRSHRIRLGLPVAAPQGDVTRQTITAVIVLGAIYLLNDYRGVPTPVLILTALMLAGIFMATRTAFGRRIYAIGGNIDAARLSGVNVERTKLAVFAINGLMVAMAGLILSSRLGAGSPSAGNIAELDAIAACVIGGTSLAGGVGSVAGAVMGAFIMASLDNGMSMLDVPTFWQYIVKGAILLLAVWMDSATKRRV; encoded by the coding sequence ATGTCGCACGCTAATCAAACTGAAGTTAATACGCCTAAAAATGGTGATAAAAATCCATTATTACGCCTTAAATCGGTCAATTTACAAGTTTTTGTCATGTTGGCGGCTATCGCCGTGATTATGTTATTTTTCACTTTCACCACCGAAGGGGCATATCTCAGCGCGCGGAATATCTCTAATTTACTGCGCCAAACGGCTATCACCGGCATTTTGGCTGTCGGGATGGTTTTTGTCATTATTTCGGCAGAAATTGATTTGTCGGTCGGCTCAATGATGGGGCTATTGGGCGGTGCGGCAGCTATTTTTGATGTGTGGCTCGGCTGGCCGCTCCCTCTGACCATTGTGGTGACACTGGGGTTGGGGCTGGTTTTGGGCGCGTGGAATGGTTGGTGGGTGGCTTATCGTAAAGTTCCCTCATTTATTGTGACGCTGGCTGGGATGCTGGCTTTCCGCGGCATTTTAATTGGTATCACCAACGGCACCACGGTATCACCGACCAGTAATGCTATGTCGCAGATTGGTCAAAGTTATCTGCCCAATGGACTTGGCTTTGGTATTGGTGCTATTGGGCTGATGCTGTTTGTTGCCTGGCAGTGGCGGCGGCGCAGTCACCGTATTCGCCTGGGCCTGCCTGTTGCCGCGCCGCAAGGTGATGTTACACGTCAAACAATTACCGCAGTTATCGTGCTTGGTGCCATATATTTACTGAATGATTATCGCGGGGTTCCTACCCCGGTATTGATTCTTACGGCCTTAATGTTGGCTGGGATATTTATGGCCACCCGCACCGCATTTGGCCGCCGGATCTATGCCATTGGCGGCAATATTGATGCCGCCCGCTTGTCTGGGGTGAATGTCGAGCGCACCAAATTGGCGGTGTTTGCTATCAATGGTTTGATGGTCGCGATGGCAGGCTTGATTCTCAGCTCACGTCTGGGGGCCGGCTCTCCCTCCGCGGGTAATATTGCAGAGCTGGATGCGATTGCCGCTTGTGTCATTGGCGGAACCAGCTTGGCCGGTGGGGTCGGGAGTGTCGCGGGTGCGGTAATGGGCGCATTTATCATGGCCTCTCTCGATAATGGGATGAGCATGCTGGATGTGCCGACTTTCTGGCAGTACATTGTCAAAGGCGCAATTTTGCTGCTGGCTGTGTGGATGGATTCCGCCACAAAACGCCGAGTATGA